From the genome of Opisthocomus hoazin isolate bOpiHoa1 chromosome 8, bOpiHoa1.hap1, whole genome shotgun sequence, one region includes:
- the LOC142362174 gene encoding histone H4, which yields MSGRGKGGKGLGKGGAKRHRKVLRDNIQGITKPAIRRLARRGGVKRISGLIYEETRGVLKVFLENVIRDAVTYTEHAKRKTVTAMDVVYALKRQGRTLYGFGG from the coding sequence ATGTCTGGGCGCGGCAAGGGCGGGAAGGGGCTCGGCAAGGGGGGCGCCAAGCGGCACCGCAAGGTGCTGCGCGACAACATCCAGGGCATCACCAAGCCGGCCATCCGCCGCCTGGCTCGGCGCGGCGGCGTGAAGCGCATTTCGGGGCTCATCTACGAGGAGACGCGCGGCGTGCTGAAGGTCTTCCTGGAGAACGTGATCCGCGACGCCGTCACGTACACCGAGCACGCCAAGAGGAAGACGGTCACGGCCATGGACGTGGTCTACGCCCTCAAGCGCCAGGGACGCACCCTCTACGGCTTCGGCGGCTAA
- the LOC104326359 gene encoding histone H2A.J yields MSGRGKQGGKVRAKAKSRSSRAGLQFPVGRVHRLLRKGNYAERVGAGAPVYMAAVLEYLTAEILELAGNAARDNKKTRIIPRHLQLAIRNDEELNKLLGKVTIAQGGVLPNIQAVLLPKKTDSHKAKSK; encoded by the coding sequence ATGTCTGGCCGCGGGAAGCAGGGAGGCAAAGTCCGAGCCAAGGCCAAGTCGCGCTCGTCGCGGGCCGGGCTGCAGTTCCCCGTGGGCCGTGTGCACCGGCTCCTCCGGAAAGGTAACTACGCGGAGCGGGTGGGGGCTGGAGCGCCCGTCTATATGGCGGCCGTGCTGGAGTACCTGACGGCCGAGATCCTGGAGCTGGCGGGCAACGCGGCCCGCGACAACAAGAAGACGCGCATCATCCCGCGCCACCTGCAGCTGGCCATCCGCAACGACGAGGAGCTCAACAAGCTGCTGGGCAAGGTGACCATCGCGCAGGGCGGGGTGCTGCCCAACATCCAGGCCGTGCTGCTCCCCAAGAAGACCGACAGCCACAAGGCTAAAAGCAAATAA
- the LOC104326360 gene encoding histone H2B 7, with the protein MPEPAKSAPAPKKGSKKAVTKTQKKGDKKRKRARKESYSIYVYKVLKQVHPDTGISSKAMSIMNSFVNDIFERIAGEASRLAHYNKRSTITSREIQTAVRLLLPGELAKHAVSEGTKAVTKYTSSK; encoded by the coding sequence ATGCCTGAGCCGGCAAAATCTGCTCCAGCACCTAAGAAGGGCTCCAAGAAGGCGGTGACTAAGACGCAGAAGAAGGGCGACAAGAAGCGCAAAAGAGCAAGGAAGGAGAGCTACTCGATCTACGTGTACAAGGTGCTGAAGCAGGTGCACCCGGACACGGGCATCTCGTCCAAGGCAATGAGCATCATGAACTCGTTCGTCAACGACATCTTTGAGCGCATCGCCGGCGAGGCCTCGCGCCTGGCGCACTACAACAAGCGCTCGACCATCACCTCGCGGGAGATCCAGACGGccgtgcggctgctgctgcccggcgAGCTGGCCAAGCACGCCGTCTCCGAGGGCACCAAGGCCGTCACCAAGTACACCAGCTCCAAGTAA
- the LOC104326361 gene encoding histone H2B 8 — protein sequence MPEPAKSAPAPKKGSKKAVTKTQKKGDKKRRKTRKESYSIYVYKVLKQVHPDTGISSKAMGIMNSFVNDIFERIAGEASRLAHYNKRSTITSREIQTAVRLLLPGELAKHAVSEGTKAVTKYTSSK from the coding sequence ATGCCGGAACCGGCTAAATCCGCTCCTGCTCCGAAGAAGGGCTCGAAGAAAGCCGTCACCAAGACGCAGAAGAAGGGTGATAAAAAGCGCAGAAAGACTAGGAAGGAGAGCTACTCGATCTACGTGTACAAGGTGCTGAAGCAGGTGCACCCGGACACGGGCATCTCATCCAAGGCCATGGGCATCATGAACTCGTTCGTCAACGACATCTTCGAGCGCATCGCCGGCGAGGCCTCGCGCCTGGCGCACTACAACAAGCGCTCGACCATCACCTCGCGGGAGATCCAGACGGccgtgcggctgctgctgcccggcgAGCTGGCCAAGCACGCCGTCTCCGAGGGCACCAAGGCTGTCACCAAGTACACCAGCTCCAAGTAG
- the LOC104326362 gene encoding histone H2A-IV: MSGRGKQGGKARAKAKSRSSRAGLQFPVGRVHRLLRKGNYAERVGAGAPVYLAAVLEYLTAEILELAGNAARDNKKTRIIPRHLQLAIRNDEELNKLLGKVTIAQGGVLPNIQAVLLPKKTDSHKAKAK, from the coding sequence ATGTCCGGCCGTGGGAAGCAGGGCGGGAAGGCGCGGGCCAAGGCCAAGTCGCGCTCGTCGCGGGCCGGGCTGCAGTTCCCCGTGGGCCGCGTGCACCGGCTGCTGCGCAAGGGCAACTACGCGGAGCGGGTGGGTGCCGGCGCCCCGGTGTACCTGGCGGCCGTGCTGGAGTACCTGACGGCCGAGATCCTGGAGCTGGCGGGCAACGCGGCCCGCGACAACAAGAAGACGCGCATCATCCCGCGGCACCTGCAGCTGGCTATCCGCAACGACGAGGAGCTCAACAAGCTGCTGGGCAAGGTGACCATCGCGCAGGGTGGGGTGCTGCCCAAcatccaggctgtgctgctgcctaaGAAGACTGACAGCCACAAGGCCAAGGCCAAGTAA
- the LOC104326365 gene encoding histone H4, giving the protein MSGRGKGGKGLGKGGAKRHRKVLRDNIQGITKPAIRRLARRGGVKRISGLIYEETRGVLKVFLENVIRDAVTYTEHAKRKTVTAMDVVYALKRQGRTLYGFGG; this is encoded by the coding sequence ATGTCTGGGCGCGGCAAGGGCGGGAAGGGGCTCGGCAAGGGGGGCGCCAAGCGGCACCGCAAGGTGCTGCGCGACAACATCCAGGGCATCACCAAGCCGGCCATCCGCCGCCTGGCTCGGCGCGGCGGCGTGAAGCGCATCTCGGGGCTCATCTACGAGGAGACGCGCGGCGTGCTGAAGGTCTTCCTGGAGAACGTGATCCGCGACGCCGTCACGTACACCGAGCACGCCAAGAGGAAGACGGTCACGGCCATGGACGTGGTCTACGCCCTCAAGCGCCAGGGACGCACCCTCTACGGCTTCGGCGGTTAA
- the LOC104326358 gene encoding histone H2B 7, producing MPEPAKSAPAPKKGSKKAVTKTQKKGDKKRKRARKESYSIYVYKVLKQVHPDTGISSKAMGIMNSFVNDIFERIAGEASRLAHYNKRSTITSREIQTAVRLLLPGELAKHAVSEGTKAVTKYTSSKRRVRCDASYYTFYYN from the exons ATGCCTGAGCCGGCGAAGTCCGCTCCTGCGCCCAAGAAGGGCTCCAAGAAGGCGGTGACTAAGACGCAGAAGAAGGGCGACAAGAAGCGCAAAAGAGCAAGGAAGGAGAGCTACTCGATCTACGTGTACAAGGTGCTGAAGCAGGTGCACCCGGACACGGGCATCTCGTCTAAGGCCATGGGCATCATGAACTCGTTCGTCAACGACATCTTTGAGCGCATCGCCGGCGAGGCCTCGCGCCTGGCGCACTACAACAAGCGCTCGACCATCACCTCGCGGGAGATCCAGACGGccgtgcggctgctgctgcccggcgAGCTGGCCAAGCACGCCGTCTCCGAGGGCACCAAGGCCGTCACCAAGTACACCAGCTCCAA gagaAGAGTGAGGTGTGATGCATCATACTACACGTTTTATTATAATTAA
- the LOC142362256 gene encoding histone H1.01-like — protein MSETAPAAAPAVAAPAAKAAAKKPKKAAGGSKARKPAGPSVTELITKAVSASKERKGLSLAALKKALAAGGYDVEKNNSRIKLGLKSLVSKGTLVQTKGTGASGSFRLSKKPGEVKEKAPKKRAAAAKPKKPAAKKPASAAKKPKKAAAVKKSPKKAKKPAAAAAKKAAKSPKKATKAAKPKKAAAAAKSPAKAKAVKPKATKPKAAKPKAAKAKKAAPKK, from the coding sequence ATGTCGGAgaccgctcccgccgccgctcccgctgtCGCGGCCCCCGCCGCCAAGGCCGCCGCCAAGAAGCCGAAGAAGGCGGCGGGCGGCTCCAAAGCCCGCAAGCCCGCGGGGCCCAGCGTCACCGAGCTGATCACCAAGGCCGTGTCCGCCTCCAAGGAGCGCAAGGGGCTCTCTCTCGCCGCGCTCAAGAAGGCGCTGGCCGCCGGCGGCTACGATGTGGAGAAGAACAACAGCCGCATCAAGCTGGGGCTCAAGAGCCTTGTCAGCAAGGGCACCCTGGTGCAGACCAAGGGCACCGGCGCCTCCGGCTCCTTCCGCCTCAGCAAGAAGCCGggagaagtgaaggaaaaagcCCCGAAGAAGCGGGCGGCCGCGGCCAAGCCCAAGAAGCCGGCGGCCAAGAAGCCCGCCAGCGCCGCCAAGAAGCCCAAGAAGGCAGCGGCGGTGAAGAAGAGCCCCAAGAAAGCCAAGAagccggcggctgcggcggccaAGAAAGCAGCAAAGAGCCCCAAGAAGGCGACCAAGGCTGCCAAGCCCAAAAAGGCGGCGGCAGCCGCGAAGAGCCCGGCCAAGGCGAAGGCGGTGAAGCCCAAGGCAACCAAGCCCAAGGCGGCCAAGCCGAAAGCGGCCAAGGCGAAGAAGGCGGCGCCCAAGAAGTGA
- the LOC104334540 gene encoding histone H3 — MARTKQTARKSTGGKAPRKQLATKAARKSAPATGGVKKPHRYRPGTVALREIRRYQKSTELLIRKLPFQRLVREIAQDFKTDLRFQSSAVMALQEASEAYLVGLFEDTNLCAIHAKRVTIMPKDIQLARRIRGERA, encoded by the coding sequence ATGGCGCGCACGAAGCAGACGGCGCGTAAGTCGACGGGCGGGAAGGCGCCCCGCAAGCAGCTGGCCACCAAGGCGGCCCGCAAGAGCGCGCCGGCCACGGGCGGCGTGAAGAAGCCGCACCGCTACCGGCCCGGCACGGTGGCGCTGCGCGAGATCCGGCGCTACCAGAAGTCGACGGAGCTGCTGATCCGCAAGCTGCCCTTCCAGCGCCTGGTGCGCGAGATCGCGCAGGACTTCAAGACCGACCTGCGCTTCCAGAGCTCGGCCGTGATggcgctgcaggaggcgagcgAGGCCTACCTGGTGGGGCTGTTCGAGGACACCAACCTCTGCGCCATCCACGCCAAGCGCGTCACCATCATGCCCAAGGACATCCAGCTGGCCCGCCGCATCCGCGGGGAGCGCGCCTGA
- the LOC142362264 gene encoding histone H3, whose product MARTKQTARKSTGGKAPRKQLATKAARKSAPATGGVKKPHRYRPGTVALREIRRYQKSTELLIRKLPFQRLVREIAQDFKTDLRFQSSAVMALQEASEAYLVGLFEDTNLCAIHAKRVTIMPKDIQLARRIRGERA is encoded by the coding sequence ATGGCGCGCACGAAGCAGACGGCGCGCAAGTCGACGGGCGGGAAGGCACCCCGCAAGCAGCTGGCCACCAAGGCGGCCCGCAAGAGCGCGCCGGCCACGGGCGGCGTGAAGAAGCCGCACCGCTACCGGCCCGGCACGGTGGCGCTGCGCGAGATCCGGCGCTACCAGAAGTCGACGGAGCTGCTGATCCGCAAGCTGCCCTTCCAGCGCCTGGTGCGCGAGATCGCGCAGGACTTCAAGACCGACCTGCGCTTCCAGAGCTCGGCCGTGATggcgctgcaggaggcgagcgAGGCCTACCTGGTGGGGCTGTTCGAGGACACCAACCTCTGTGCCATCCACGCCAAGCGCGTCACCATCATGCCCAAGGACATCCAGCTGGCCCGCCGCATCCGCGGGGAGCGCGCCTGA